In Nitrospirota bacterium, a single genomic region encodes these proteins:
- a CDS encoding glycosyltransferase, with translation MSSIRLSICIPTYNFGNFIGETLESIIRQATDEVEIVVVDGASTDNTEEIVRDYQKRFPRLRYHLIDKKGGIDKDLAKAVELAQGDYCWLLSSDDVLKSGAIDRILHEMAAGYDIYLCNRTECDKNMHPIHNRSWLSRKTGDAVFSLSVKSDLLHYLSKAISIGALFSYMSSIIVLQNKWSKTGYDERFTATNYAHAFRLLTILINGGKLGYIKDPLVLCRGDNDSFLQKGTAHRFLIDLDGYQFLGSRLFHDKDTLRSFHAVIRREFKWYVFAGMSNAVDNAEWSAIEPKLLSFGYSRTALRIARIIGSSRFLVSSARRLREALRRLRFNNS, from the coding sequence ATGAGTTCTATTCGGCTATCAATATGTATTCCGACATACAACTTCGGCAACTTTATCGGAGAGACGCTTGAAAGTATTATCCGGCAAGCAACGGATGAAGTTGAGATTGTGGTCGTCGATGGCGCTTCCACAGATAACACCGAGGAGATCGTCCGTGACTATCAGAAGCGTTTTCCCAGACTGCGATATCACCTCATTGATAAAAAAGGAGGCATCGATAAGGATTTAGCCAAAGCCGTGGAGCTTGCACAGGGCGATTACTGCTGGCTATTGTCGAGCGATGATGTTCTTAAAAGTGGGGCGATCGACAGGATACTTCACGAAATGGCTGCAGGATATGACATCTATTTATGTAATCGGACTGAATGTGATAAAAACATGCATCCGATTCATAATCGATCATGGCTTTCGCGAAAAACGGGCGATGCCGTATTTAGCCTTTCCGTTAAATCCGACCTCCTCCACTATCTCAGCAAGGCGATATCGATAGGGGCGCTCTTTAGCTATATGAGTTCCATTATTGTTCTCCAAAATAAATGGAGCAAAACAGGGTATGACGAAAGATTCACCGCAACCAACTACGCTCACGCCTTCCGGCTGCTGACGATTCTGATAAATGGTGGTAAACTGGGATACATCAAAGACCCCCTCGTGCTCTGTCGAGGTGACAATGACAGCTTTCTTCAGAAAGGAACTGCCCACAGGTTTTTGATTGATCTGGATGGTTATCAGTTCTTAGGGTCTCGCCTTTTTCACGATAAAGATACCCTTCGCAGCTTTCACGCAGTCATTCGCAGAGAATTCAAATGGTATGTCTTCGCTGGCATGAGCAATGCGGTTGATAACGCCGAATGGAGTGCAATCGAGCCCAAACTACTGTCATTTGGATATTCACGAACTGCATTGAGGATCGCCAGAATAATCGGATCTTCACGGTTTCTTGTTTCTTCAGCCCGACGTCTCAGGGAGGCTCTTCGACGGTTACGTTTCAATAACTCATAG
- a CDS encoding class I SAM-dependent methyltransferase, giving the protein MHLTHRNTCRVCGSSALTKVIDLGEQYLQGSFVKPGKELPAMRKIPTVLLRCDPTRDEKACGLLQMAHSVPPKILYSAYWYRSGTNQTMRDHLKGIAREAAGMMSNKSARVLDIGCNDGTLLKYYPKTFVKFGIDPSDIAQEIKGDIKVVQDTFPSEKLAKETAGKKFNVITSIAMFYDLEEPVTFVTNIKDSLAAEGIWIFEMSYMPAMLKMNSYDTICHEHLEYYSLAVIENILKRASMKVIRVGLNDINGGSIRCYATHADNFKFNKKEYSQPLETLRQEEFDLELDTDKPYRNFQERINIHRDELTTLLKRLKAEGKKIHIYGASTKGNTILQWCGIDRFIIDCAADRNPDKYGARTLGTDIPIVSEEESRAMKPDYYLVLPWHFKKEFLEREKETLGRGIGMIFPLPVIEVIKK; this is encoded by the coding sequence ATGCACCTCACCCATAGAAATACCTGTCGCGTTTGCGGTTCGTCAGCGTTAACCAAGGTTATTGACCTTGGCGAACAATATTTGCAGGGTTCATTTGTCAAGCCGGGCAAGGAACTGCCGGCAATGAGAAAGATTCCTACCGTCTTATTGCGCTGCGATCCCACGAGAGATGAAAAAGCGTGCGGACTCCTGCAGATGGCGCATTCAGTCCCGCCAAAGATACTGTATTCGGCCTATTGGTACCGGTCGGGGACCAACCAGACCATGCGCGATCACCTCAAAGGAATTGCACGTGAAGCTGCCGGCATGATGAGCAATAAAAGCGCTCGCGTGCTCGACATCGGCTGTAATGACGGCACGTTATTGAAATACTATCCTAAAACGTTCGTCAAATTCGGCATCGACCCTTCTGATATCGCGCAGGAGATCAAGGGAGATATAAAAGTCGTTCAGGACACGTTCCCATCCGAAAAATTAGCAAAGGAGACCGCGGGGAAAAAATTCAACGTCATTACTTCGATTGCCATGTTCTACGATCTTGAGGAACCGGTGACCTTCGTGACAAACATCAAGGATTCTCTTGCGGCCGAAGGCATATGGATCTTCGAAATGTCCTACATGCCTGCGATGCTGAAAATGAACTCCTATGACACCATTTGTCATGAACATTTAGAATATTACAGCCTTGCGGTAATTGAGAATATCCTGAAACGAGCGAGCATGAAAGTGATCAGGGTCGGTCTGAATGATATCAATGGCGGCAGCATCCGCTGCTATGCAACTCACGCTGACAACTTTAAATTTAACAAAAAAGAATATTCCCAGCCTTTGGAAACGCTGCGTCAGGAGGAATTTGACCTCGAACTCGATACTGACAAGCCCTATAGAAATTTTCAGGAGCGGATCAACATCCACAGAGATGAATTGACGACCCTTTTGAAACGATTAAAAGCCGAAGGCAAGAAGATCCATATCTATGGCGCTTCCACCAAGGGGAACACTATTCTGCAATGGTGCGGGATAGACCGCTTCATCATCGACTGCGCTGCCGACAGGAATCCTGATAAATATGGCGCCCGTACCCTTGGCACGGACATTCCCATCGTGAGCGAAGAAGAGTCCAGGGCAATGAAGCCTGATTATTATCTGGTTTTACCCTGGCACTTTAAAAAAGAATTTCTTGAAAGAGAAAAAGAAACGCTCGGTCGGGGGATCGGAATGATATTCCCATTGCCGGTGATCGAAGTGATAAAAAAGTAA
- a CDS encoding glycosyltransferase family 4 protein: protein MRIGINALYLLPGKVGGSEIYIRNLAKHLSKIDKDNTYFIFINKESIGVFQELVPRLNIIRCPLQATNRPVRILWEQCVLPFQVLRHKIDVLLSAGMTSPFFCPVPSVLVIYDLQHVNQPENFSRLYLFFLKTIIYLSAKTSQGIITISEQVKKDVIKYYKIAADKIAVAHLAVNHELFFPLGSDNLAFIRTKYNLPERYILYAAALLPHKNHARLLAAFKEIVKEIPGTKLVLTGAWDKGRDTIAGLISALGLKNNIILLGWLPFEDIPYLYRGAEVFIFPSLHEGFGLPILEAMASGVPVVCSRIEPLIEIAGGAALLVDPHDPSDISRGILSVLRDKTLRIKLIEAGILRAKTFTWERTANKTLAFLCTNMPRRKITKLS from the coding sequence GTGCGAATCGGGATCAATGCGCTTTACTTACTGCCTGGCAAAGTAGGCGGATCCGAAATATATATCAGAAATCTTGCAAAGCATCTCTCGAAGATCGACAAGGATAACACCTATTTCATATTCATTAACAAAGAGAGCATAGGGGTTTTCCAGGAATTAGTCCCTCGTCTGAATATCATACGCTGTCCCCTGCAAGCGACCAATCGTCCAGTACGAATCCTTTGGGAACAATGCGTATTACCCTTTCAGGTCCTGCGCCACAAGATCGATGTGCTTTTGTCCGCGGGAATGACGTCCCCTTTCTTCTGCCCGGTGCCTTCAGTTCTTGTTATTTACGACCTTCAGCATGTCAATCAGCCGGAGAATTTCTCCCGTCTCTATCTCTTCTTTCTCAAGACCATCATCTATCTAAGCGCTAAAACTTCGCAGGGGATCATAACGATCTCCGAGCAGGTAAAGAAGGATGTTATAAAATACTATAAGATCGCTGCTGATAAAATAGCCGTCGCACACCTGGCCGTCAACCATGAACTGTTCTTCCCCCTGGGCAGTGATAACCTGGCGTTTATCAGGACAAAATATAATTTGCCTGAACGATATATCCTCTATGCCGCTGCATTGCTGCCCCATAAAAACCATGCAAGGCTATTAGCGGCATTCAAAGAAATAGTAAAGGAAATACCGGGAACAAAACTGGTATTGACCGGCGCGTGGGACAAAGGGCGGGATACGATAGCCGGCTTGATATCGGCGTTAGGCTTAAAAAATAACATCATCCTGCTTGGCTGGCTTCCTTTTGAGGATATCCCTTACCTTTATCGAGGGGCGGAGGTGTTTATTTTCCCCTCTCTTCATGAAGGGTTTGGACTTCCCATCCTGGAAGCAATGGCGAGCGGCGTGCCTGTCGTATGTTCCCGGATAGAACCGCTTATCGAAATTGCAGGAGGCGCGGCCCTTCTGGTGGATCCGCATGATCCCTCTGATATTTCGAGGGGAATCTTATCTGTTCTGAGGGACAAGACCTTACGGATCAAGCTCATTGAGGCAGGGATTCTCAGGGCGAAGACATTTACCTGGGAAAGGACCGCGAATAAAACCCTGGCTTTTCTATGCACGAACATGCCCCGCAGAAAAATTACGAAGCTGTCTTAG
- a CDS encoding glycosyltransferase family 39 protein has protein sequence MFFASRRFTLIASCIIAGLILIAYSNTFTASFHFDDNPSIVENASIKRMTSDNISMLLAGVRPVVYLSLMLNYQLNGLNVVGWHVFNISFHIANSIFVYLFMFRTLNLPLLENKYREKAKRMALFGALLFAVHPIQTEAVTYIITRTELLATFFYLATFLLFIKGARTQKVSYYVGAFFTAALSMGSKEWAVTLPALLMLYDYLFIAEGKFRVVASRWMVYIAVAVPWVIVLRNLDLFAASSSGAGIGFNVATTSGITAKTYWLTSLNVIWTYIRLLFLPIKQNLDYDYRIAGTLFEFPTILSFIGHIVVVSAAFWLYKKKGWLLIPFGVAWFYIGLSPVQSFVPIIDVIFEHRAYMPSIGFFIVFVVAYEGLFEWWEARQLLKKSSRFDEEMASKTAS, from the coding sequence ATGTTTTTCGCAAGCAGGAGATTTACCCTGATCGCATCTTGCATCATTGCGGGTCTGATCCTGATCGCGTATTCCAATACCTTTACGGCAAGCTTTCATTTTGACGACAACCCCTCCATTGTGGAAAACGCATCCATCAAACGGATGACTTCTGATAATATCAGCATGCTGCTTGCCGGGGTTCGGCCTGTGGTTTACCTGAGTTTGATGCTCAATTATCAGCTCAACGGATTGAATGTCGTTGGTTGGCATGTTTTTAATATCTCGTTCCACATCGCAAACAGCATCTTCGTCTATCTGTTCATGTTCCGGACGCTGAACCTGCCGCTCCTGGAAAATAAATATCGGGAAAAGGCCAAACGGATGGCGTTGTTCGGCGCGCTCCTGTTTGCCGTGCATCCTATTCAGACCGAGGCGGTGACGTATATTATTACCCGTACGGAATTGCTGGCGACTTTCTTCTACCTTGCAACATTTCTTCTGTTCATTAAAGGTGCGCGGACGCAGAAGGTCTCCTACTATGTGGGAGCATTCTTTACCGCAGCCCTTTCCATGGGATCAAAGGAATGGGCGGTGACCTTGCCGGCGCTTCTGATGCTCTATGATTATCTGTTCATTGCCGAGGGCAAGTTTCGCGTTGTCGCTTCCCGATGGATGGTATATATAGCAGTTGCTGTCCCATGGGTGATTGTCTTGCGCAATCTTGACCTTTTTGCCGCGTCCAGTTCGGGTGCCGGTATCGGTTTTAATGTGGCAACAACGTCGGGCATCACGGCAAAAACCTACTGGCTTACCTCTCTTAATGTTATCTGGACCTATATCAGGCTCCTGTTCCTGCCCATCAAACAGAACCTTGATTATGATTATCGCATTGCCGGAACATTGTTTGAGTTCCCGACAATCCTGTCATTCATAGGACATATTGTTGTCGTGAGTGCGGCTTTCTGGCTTTACAAAAAGAAGGGATGGCTTTTGATCCCCTTTGGCGTGGCATGGTTCTATATCGGCCTGTCGCCTGTTCAGAGCTTCGTACCGATCATCGATGTCATCTTCGAGCATCGCGCGTACATGCCGTCAATCGGTTTTTTCATCGTGTTTGTCGTCGCGTATGAGGGTCTTTTTGAGTGGTGGGAGGCACGGCAACTGCTGAAAAAAAGTTCCCGGTTTGACGAAGAAATGGCATCTAAGACAGCTTCGTAA
- a CDS encoding DUF2304 domain-containing protein, with product MDVLKIMAIVGCGSGLLLIVELIRRGRLKEKYSLLWLFAGTVLLVFASSRGLLEYVSSLVGIYYPPSFLFLLAFLFLLMITLHFSSVISGLSEKNKQLAQELALLRLEMVEGKGRTMDKHDAKD from the coding sequence ATGGACGTATTGAAAATAATGGCTATCGTGGGTTGCGGATCGGGTTTGCTCTTGATCGTTGAATTGATCAGGAGAGGGCGGTTAAAAGAAAAATATTCCCTGCTCTGGCTTTTCGCCGGCACGGTTCTGCTGGTCTTCGCTTCATCACGAGGGCTGCTGGAGTATGTATCGTCCCTGGTAGGCATCTATTACCCTCCCTCGTTTCTCTTTCTTCTGGCCTTTCTGTTCCTTTTGATGATAACCCTGCACTTTTCCTCGGTCATCTCGGGATTGTCCGAAAAGAACAAACAACTGGCCCAAGAGCTGGCACTATTGCGGCTGGAGATGGTGGAAGGCAAGGGCCGGACCATGGACAAGCATGATGCAAAGGATTAA
- a CDS encoding glycosyltransferase family 2 protein encodes MKTLVIVPAYNEEASLPGVIRDLREHIPSADVLVVNDGSFDDTAKVARKLEVTVLDLPFNLGIGGAVQAGYLYAERNAYDIAVQFDGDGQHLASEIKRLLEPLQANRADLVVGSRFMSIGGYKAPVFRKMGMGIFSFVLSHILGMTVTDSTSGFRAANRRVIEFFAYTYPDDYPEVEALVLLHKIGLRMAEVPAAMRERTGGRSSITPIRSIYYMTKVLMAIFIDLMKKVR; translated from the coding sequence ATGAAAACATTGGTCATCGTACCTGCATACAATGAAGAAGCAAGCCTTCCCGGAGTGATCCGGGACCTCAGGGAGCATATTCCCTCAGCGGATGTGCTCGTGGTAAACGATGGGTCTTTCGACGATACCGCGAAGGTCGCGCGCAAATTAGAGGTTACGGTATTGGATCTGCCGTTCAACCTCGGTATCGGCGGCGCGGTCCAGGCAGGGTATCTGTACGCGGAACGGAATGCCTATGATATCGCGGTACAGTTCGACGGCGATGGGCAACATCTGGCCAGCGAGATAAAACGGTTGCTTGAGCCGCTTCAGGCGAATCGGGCGGATCTCGTAGTCGGATCGAGATTTATGAGCATTGGGGGATATAAGGCCCCTGTCTTCAGAAAGATGGGAATGGGGATATTCTCGTTCGTCCTTTCCCATATTCTGGGCATGACGGTGACGGACAGCACCTCCGGTTTCCGGGCAGCGAACCGGCGGGTAATTGAGTTCTTTGCCTATACCTACCCCGATGACTATCCCGAGGTCGAGGCACTGGTCCTCCTGCATAAGATCGGCCTGCGGATGGCGGAGGTTCCCGCCGCCATGCGGGAACGCACCGGCGGCAGGTCATCGATAACGCCAATACGCTCTATTTATTACATGACGAAAGTGCTCATGGCTATTTTTATCGATCTGATGAAAAAAGTGAGGTGA
- a CDS encoding glycosyltransferase family 2 protein produces the protein MGKDHGSLKHVLISVVIVNWNGKYLLGECLDSLLAQSVGGVEIILVDNGSQDGSAEYVLERYRDVRVVSLPENIGFAGGNNAGIRIASGKYIALLNNDTRVDPEWIPNLLKEAEAGPANVGMWASKILSYDNPNIIDNVGLLLYPDGLGRGKGRMEKDEGQYDQTGEAFFPSGCAGLYRREMLDEVGLFDEEFFAYADDVDLGLRARLAGWQCIYVPSAKVYHKYSASSSAHSPFKAFLVERNRIWVLLKYYPMEMILISPLGTLTRLLFHLYGALAGKGASGRFTEQRSIFDAMAVLLKAWYSALSALPGIIRQRRAFSTVRKIGRRELYRLFCKFRISAYEIALKE, from the coding sequence ATGGGGAAAGATCATGGCTCTTTGAAGCACGTGCTCATCTCTGTGGTCATTGTCAATTGGAACGGGAAGTATCTTCTGGGAGAATGTCTTGATTCGCTGCTTGCGCAGAGCGTCGGCGGGGTCGAGATCATCCTGGTTGACAACGGTTCACAGGATGGTTCTGCGGAGTATGTGCTGGAACGGTACCGTGACGTAAGGGTGGTCAGTCTGCCGGAGAACATTGGTTTTGCCGGAGGCAATAACGCCGGAATCCGGATCGCTTCCGGCAAGTATATTGCGCTTCTGAATAATGATACCAGGGTTGATCCTGAATGGATCCCAAACCTGCTGAAGGAAGCGGAGGCAGGCCCTGCTAACGTCGGTATGTGGGCCTCGAAGATACTTTCCTATGACAATCCCAATATCATTGACAACGTCGGGCTCCTTCTGTATCCGGATGGACTGGGGAGGGGAAAGGGGCGGATGGAGAAAGACGAAGGGCAATATGACCAAACGGGAGAGGCATTCTTTCCGAGCGGATGCGCGGGCCTCTACCGTCGGGAGATGCTGGACGAGGTCGGTCTGTTCGACGAAGAGTTTTTTGCGTATGCCGATGACGTCGATCTCGGTCTTCGCGCCAGACTGGCCGGGTGGCAATGCATCTATGTGCCTTCGGCGAAAGTGTATCACAAGTATTCTGCTTCATCATCCGCCCATTCTCCGTTCAAGGCGTTTCTGGTCGAGCGAAACCGGATATGGGTGCTGCTGAAATATTATCCAATGGAAATGATCCTGATCAGTCCCCTCGGGACGCTTACGCGACTTCTCTTCCATCTGTACGGCGCGCTGGCCGGCAAGGGGGCAAGCGGCAGATTTACGGAACAGCGGTCAATCTTTGACGCGATGGCGGTCCTGCTCAAGGCATGGTATTCGGCGCTCTCGGCGCTGCCGGGCATTATCAGGCAGCGGCGCGCGTTTTCAACAGTAAGAAAAATCGGCCGCCGCGAACTCTACCGCCTGTTTTGCAAGTTCCGTATATCGGCATACGAGATAGCGCTGAAAGAATAA
- a CDS encoding DUF2062 domain-containing protein produces MNYIRDRIRSLFQLNDPPNMLATAFAVGIFIAFSPTIGLHTASVFFFAWIFRLNKLVVFTAAFVNNPWTMVPLYGFCLWFGIIITGSTIVTPVIAWQTLTVSSAYHILRPYLWPFVAGTVVAGVIAAMVSYFFIYWAVVRYRRERDREKTC; encoded by the coding sequence ATGAACTATATCAGGGACCGCATCAGAAGTCTGTTCCAGCTGAATGACCCGCCGAACATGCTTGCAACTGCTTTTGCCGTCGGGATTTTCATTGCATTTTCACCAACCATTGGATTGCATACGGCCAGCGTCTTTTTTTTTGCATGGATATTCCGTTTGAACAAACTGGTGGTCTTCACTGCGGCATTCGTGAATAATCCCTGGACCATGGTCCCTCTGTATGGATTTTGTCTGTGGTTCGGCATTATCATAACCGGGAGTACGATTGTTACGCCGGTCATCGCATGGCAGACACTCACCGTTTCCAGCGCGTATCATATTTTGAGGCCCTACCTGTGGCCCTTTGTTGCGGGGACGGTCGTGGCAGGGGTCATTGCGGCGATGGTGTCTTATTTCTTCATCTATTGGGCGGTGGTCCGCTATCGAAGGGAAAGGGATCGTGAAAAAACCTGTTGA
- a CDS encoding thiamine-monophosphate kinase: MKLSNLGEFGLIHAIQQLSSRRSPDTTIGMGDDAAVLKHGPATLLLATTDMLIEGVHFDLSSTDFYSLGWKSAAINLSDIAAMGGVPRFCLTSLALPARIPVEAVMEFYQGFNALLRVHKTVLVGGDTCSSKGGLVISVTALGEAKKRTVISRAGAKRGDRIFVTGTLGDSGAGLELLKSLVRSQGSGVRGQRSGVRSRKSGVSGKDVNSALLTEPALERINRGISALIKRHLRPVPRVEWGRRIALSGCASSMIDVSDGLSSDLSHLCEESGVGAVLRSDAIPLSRSLLRSADHLNKPALHYALSGGEDYELLFTVPSAQMKKLQALHIPVTEIGMIMTEKRMYLVNAAGRKTALKPSGYNHFKKRVNTCAKRSTSPF, translated from the coding sequence ATGAAACTATCAAACCTGGGCGAATTCGGCCTGATACATGCCATTCAGCAGCTGTCTTCCAGGCGATCACCTGATACGACGATCGGCATGGGGGACGATGCCGCTGTTCTGAAACACGGTCCCGCGACACTTCTTCTGGCAACAACCGATATGCTGATCGAGGGTGTGCATTTTGACCTCTCCAGTACGGATTTTTATTCGCTTGGCTGGAAATCCGCCGCAATAAACTTGAGCGACATTGCGGCGATGGGGGGCGTGCCCCGGTTCTGTCTCACCTCGCTCGCGCTCCCGGCGCGCATTCCTGTTGAGGCAGTGATGGAATTTTACCAGGGGTTCAATGCGCTCTTACGGGTCCATAAGACGGTCCTTGTGGGCGGAGATACCTGCTCCTCAAAAGGTGGTCTTGTTATAAGCGTAACCGCTCTCGGGGAAGCGAAAAAAAGAACGGTTATCTCTCGCGCAGGGGCAAAGCGGGGAGATAGGATATTCGTTACCGGAACGCTTGGCGATTCGGGGGCTGGGCTGGAACTTCTGAAATCATTGGTCAGGAGTCAGGGGTCAGGGGTCAGGGGTCAGAGGTCAGGAGTCAGGAGTCGGAAGTCGGGGGTCAGCGGTAAAGACGTTAACTCCGCACTCCTCACGGAGCCTGCCCTCGAGCGAATTAATCGGGGGATCTCCGCACTTATTAAGCGTCATCTTCGACCAGTGCCTCGCGTGGAGTGGGGGAGGCGGATCGCGCTTTCCGGGTGCGCAAGTTCGATGATCGATGTCAGTGACGGTCTTTCTTCGGATCTGTCCCACCTCTGCGAGGAGAGCGGCGTAGGCGCTGTCCTCCGTTCCGATGCAATACCTCTTTCCCGATCGCTCCTGAGATCAGCAGACCACCTCAATAAACCGGCTCTTCACTATGCCTTGTCCGGCGGGGAGGACTATGAACTTCTGTTCACCGTGCCGTCGGCGCAGATGAAGAAATTGCAGGCGCTGCATATTCCCGTTACCGAGATCGGGATGATTATGACAGAAAAGAGAATGTATCTGGTGAACGCGGCGGGAAGAAAAACCGCTCTGAAGCCTTCAGGATATAATCATTTCAAAAAAAGGGTCAACACGTGCGCGAAACGCTCAACATCACCATTCTGA
- the lon gene encoding endopeptidase La — MAKTETKSIDLQQSIEIPKKIPLLPIRDIVVFPYMVLPLFVGREMSIKAIEVALEGNRMIFLTSQKDINVENPSPSDLYSVGTVGVIMRMLKLPDGRIKILVQGVARAKTVKFLMKEPFYQVEIKTFPDVPVSVNLETEALMRNVKEQIERLVSFGKVILPDIMVVIENVDDPGKLADLAIANMGLKVEQAQEILEITDPLQRIKRINEALGKEIELLSMQQKIQADVRGEIDKTQREYFLREQLKAIQRELGETDDRSEDMRELREKIKEAKMPEKAAKEAEKQLRRLERMHPDAAEASMTRTYIEWLSELPWSKSTKDNLDLKAAHKVLEEDHYDLEKVKERIIEYLAVRKLKEKMKGPILCFVGPPGVGKTSLGKSIARALGREFVRISLGGVRDEAEIRGHRRTYVGALPGRIIQGIKTAGNNNPVFMLDEIDKIGADFRGDPSAALLEVLDPEQNNSFSDHYIGMPFDLSRVMFITTANMTDPIPSPLRDRMEIIRLSGYTEQEKLGIAKSYLIPRQLTEHGITDKQISIPDKTLLDVIAQYTREAGVRNLEREIGHLCRKIARKVAEGEEGLVTITPQNLHTYLGVQRFMPEVEREQDEVGVVTGLAWTETGGDILYIEATTMRGKGQLTLTGHLGDVMKESAHAALTYVRSRAEKLGIQPDVFAKTDVHIHVPAGAIPKDGPSAGVTMATALASVFTNTPVRKDIAMTGEVTLRGRVMPIGGLKEKTLAARRAGIKTVILPKENEKDLEDLPKYLRKDMHFIFATIVDDVLAAALRKTLPRKIAKKKVTGRARVKR, encoded by the coding sequence TTGGCAAAGACTGAAACGAAAAGCATAGATCTCCAGCAATCAATAGAGATCCCCAAAAAGATACCGTTGCTCCCGATCAGGGATATCGTGGTCTTCCCGTATATGGTGCTTCCGCTTTTTGTGGGAAGAGAGATGTCCATCAAGGCCATCGAAGTGGCGCTTGAAGGGAACCGCATGATATTCCTGACCTCACAGAAGGATATTAATGTGGAGAACCCTTCGCCGTCGGACCTCTATTCCGTCGGCACGGTCGGCGTGATCATGCGGATGTTGAAGCTGCCGGACGGCCGCATCAAGATCCTTGTCCAGGGAGTTGCACGGGCGAAGACGGTGAAGTTCCTCATGAAGGAACCCTTTTATCAGGTCGAGATCAAGACGTTTCCCGATGTCCCGGTTTCGGTGAATCTCGAGACCGAGGCCCTGATGCGGAACGTGAAGGAGCAGATCGAACGCCTGGTTTCCTTCGGCAAGGTGATCCTTCCCGACATCATGGTGGTCATCGAGAATGTGGACGACCCCGGCAAACTCGCTGATCTGGCCATTGCGAACATGGGTCTCAAGGTGGAACAGGCCCAGGAGATTCTTGAGATCACCGATCCTCTTCAACGGATTAAGCGCATCAACGAGGCGCTCGGCAAGGAGATCGAGCTGCTTTCGATGCAGCAGAAGATCCAGGCCGATGTTCGCGGTGAAATCGACAAGACACAGCGCGAGTACTTTCTGCGGGAGCAGCTGAAGGCGATCCAGCGCGAGCTTGGCGAGACGGACGACCGGTCCGAGGACATGCGGGAACTGCGCGAGAAGATCAAAGAAGCCAAGATGCCGGAGAAGGCCGCGAAAGAGGCCGAGAAACAGCTTCGGAGGCTCGAGCGCATGCATCCCGATGCGGCCGAGGCCTCCATGACGCGTACCTACATCGAATGGCTGTCCGAGCTTCCCTGGAGCAAGTCTACGAAGGACAATCTCGATCTCAAAGCGGCGCACAAGGTACTCGAGGAAGACCACTATGATCTTGAGAAGGTGAAGGAGCGCATCATCGAATATCTCGCCGTTCGCAAGCTGAAAGAGAAGATGAAGGGACCGATCCTGTGCTTTGTCGGCCCTCCGGGCGTGGGCAAGACCTCCCTCGGAAAATCGATCGCGCGCGCCCTGGGCCGCGAGTTCGTGCGCATTTCGCTCGGCGGGGTACGCGATGAAGCCGAGATACGCGGCCACCGCAGGACCTACGTCGGCGCGCTTCCCGGCAGGATCATCCAGGGCATCAAGACCGCGGGAAACAACAACCCGGTCTTCATGCTCGACGAGATCGACAAGATCGGCGCCGACTTCCGGGGCGATCCGTCGGCGGCCCTGCTCGAAGTGCTCGACCCCGAACAGAACAATTCCTTCAGCGACCACTATATCGGCATGCCGTTCGATTTGTCGCGCGTGATGTTCATCACGACCGCGAACATGACCGACCCGATCCCCAGCCCGCTCAGGGACCGCATGGAGATCATCCGCCTTTCGGGTTACACGGAGCAGGAAAAGCTCGGCATCGCGAAGAGCTACCTGATCCCGAGGCAGTTGACGGAGCATGGGATCACGGATAAGCAGATCAGCATACCGGACAAGACGCTCCTCGATGTCATCGCGCAGTATACGCGTGAAGCCGGGGTGCGGAACCTCGAGCGTGAGATCGGACATCTTTGCCGCAAGATCGCACGGAAGGTCGCCGAAGGCGAAGAGGGACTGGTCACGATCACTCCGCAGAACCTGCATACGTATCTTGGCGTGCAGAGGTTCATGCCCGAGGTGGAGCGCGAGCAGGATGAGGTCGGCGTGGTGACCGGACTGGCCTGGACCGAGACGGGCGGCGATATCCTGTATATTGAAGCAACGACCATGCGCGGCAAAGGGCAGCTCACGCTCACCGGGCATTTGGGCGATGTGATGAAAGAGTCTGCCCATGCGGCGCTCACGTATGTTCGTTCCCGTGCCGAGAAGCTCGGCATCCAGCCCGACGTCTTCGCAAAGACGGATGTCCATATCCATGTGCCGGCAGGCGCGATCCCCAAGGACGGCCCGTCAGCCGGCGTGACCATGGCCACGGCCCTGGCATCGGTCTTTACGAATACACCGGTGCGGAAGGACATTGCCATGACCGGCGAGGTGACCCTCCGCGGCAGGGTCATGCCGATCGGCGGGCTCAAGGAAAAGACACTCGCCGCCCGCAGGGCAGGGATCAAGACCGTGATACTCCCGAAGGAGAACGAAAAGGACCTCGAGGATCTTCCGAAGTACCTGCGCAAGGACATGCATTTTATCTTCGCGACGATCGTGGACGATGTGCTCGCCGCAGCGCTCCGCAAGACGCTGCCCCGCAAGATCGCGAAGAAAAAAGTGACCGGCAGGGCCCGGGTCAAGCGCTGA